From the Armatimonadota bacterium genome, one window contains:
- the rpoN gene encoding RNA polymerase factor sigma-54 yields MQNGLRASTRTSLTTSTRVDPKVVLGSKILQLSQAELQQAIERELAENPAMDRIDEPDAPISDEEVLRVVAPDELKRSSTDYEARRSMPADSDQRPDWVDLTASCDTLWDHLRAQLGRVVAKEDRELMHYFIGSVNDRGYLNCTVEDAALDCKTSLESAENVLELLQQCEPAGIGATNLREALLLQLRRPEGDAERLARFMLKNCWDELVARNAKAIQRKHKVDPELIEQAFEVILSLRPFPGEGFAVGVAPPHERVVPANPDVSFTLDEAGWIIEVLGPSPLSLRVSRTYLQRQQELQNTANAPKDEKRHVDQFIGRATMFKEALEQRRRLIGDMAKYLVDHQGGFISTGNYQFIKPLTRSKLARDLGVHESSISRATNGKFCQLPNGEIIPFEVFFKPALRVQKMIEEILSTESPDGPLSDERIRKILAEKGVKIARRTVNKYRSRLKLLSSRQRRTA; encoded by the coding sequence ATGCAAAACGGGTTACGCGCTAGCACACGCACATCGCTGACGACTTCGACTCGCGTTGATCCGAAGGTCGTACTCGGCAGCAAGATCCTGCAGCTCAGTCAGGCCGAGCTGCAGCAGGCGATAGAGCGCGAACTTGCCGAAAACCCCGCGATGGACCGGATTGACGAGCCCGATGCGCCCATCTCTGATGAGGAAGTTCTCAGGGTCGTGGCACCGGACGAGTTGAAGAGGTCCTCGACGGACTATGAGGCTCGCCGATCCATGCCGGCCGACTCCGACCAGCGCCCTGACTGGGTCGATCTGACCGCCAGCTGCGACACTCTGTGGGATCACCTGCGCGCCCAGCTTGGCCGCGTCGTTGCCAAGGAGGACCGCGAGTTGATGCATTACTTCATCGGCTCGGTGAACGACCGCGGCTATCTGAATTGCACGGTCGAAGACGCGGCGCTCGACTGTAAGACGAGCCTTGAGTCAGCTGAGAACGTGCTCGAACTGCTTCAGCAGTGCGAGCCGGCTGGAATCGGAGCGACCAATCTTCGAGAGGCGTTGCTGCTCCAGCTGCGGCGTCCGGAGGGCGATGCCGAGCGGTTGGCGCGGTTTATGTTGAAGAACTGCTGGGATGAGCTTGTTGCTAGAAACGCGAAAGCGATCCAGCGGAAGCACAAGGTTGATCCGGAGCTGATCGAGCAAGCGTTCGAGGTGATCCTCTCCCTTCGACCGTTCCCGGGCGAGGGGTTTGCCGTTGGCGTTGCGCCTCCACACGAGCGCGTAGTCCCTGCGAATCCCGATGTCAGCTTCACTCTCGACGAGGCGGGCTGGATCATCGAAGTGCTGGGGCCGTCACCGCTCAGCCTGCGCGTCAGCAGAACGTATCTGCAACGTCAGCAAGAGCTGCAGAACACCGCCAACGCCCCAAAGGACGAGAAGCGACACGTCGATCAGTTCATCGGACGCGCTACGATGTTCAAGGAGGCGCTGGAGCAGCGCAGAAGGCTCATCGGGGACATGGCTAAGTACCTGGTCGACCACCAGGGCGGGTTCATCAGCACCGGCAACTACCAATTCATCAAACCGCTGACCCGGTCGAAGCTCGCCCGCGATCTCGGAGTGCACGAGAGCAGCATCAGCCGCGCGACGAACGGCAAGTTCTGCCAGCTTCCGAACGGTGAGATCATCCCGTTCGAGGTGTTCTTCAAGCCTGCGCTACGCGTCCAGAAGATGATCGAGGAGATTTTGAGCACAGAGAGCCCGGACGGCCCGCTGAGCGACGAGCGCATCCGCAAGATTTTAGCGGAGAAGGGTGTGAAGATAGCCCGCAGAACCGTGAACAAGTACCGCTCTCGCCTCAAGCTGCTCAGCTCCCGCCAGCGGCGGACTGCTTAG